In the genome of Myxococcus stipitatus, one region contains:
- a CDS encoding TIGR04551 family protein, with amino-acid sequence MSHVLLAALLVASSTAAAQAPAGSTPPPAPATESAPAPAPAATSAESPAVAPAQPPAPEGEAVTRDDLEATKQELRGEIRAEAAKQSLNGEEWSEEYPEEQRKLEIFSLDGYFRLRPTLFYKFDLGRPTSVPELFPRSPRAGDRTQAFATMRLRLDPTFNVSEQVRIKLQVDGLDNMVMGASPDTLYPGQQRNLFTIFSEDQESLGDTLSDSIKLRRAYGEVNTPVGILRFGRMGSQWGLGMMRNDGNCFDCDYGDTVDRIQFVTEPFAGWYVTPMLDFNAEGTVSKKEAQGEPIDLTNADDAHSWVLAIARRDTDAQIRSKLENNQGVLQYGLHFAWRTQRYQDTQDANGNPSGFIPRDASLYIPDFWLRYEERDWRVEFELAAVLGKIGNRALIPGETSFNQSLDVTQFGGVVQGEMKFLDQKLSINMELGFASGDKAPGFGNYPGRKNGPNSDRFYPERGDVEGPQYRCDSGGCSDKDIRNFRFNRDYRVDLILWRELIGGITDAFYVRPSAKYSVAPGIDLWGRIIYSQAIYSESTPSSLNKSLGIELNAGVDYASEDGFIAGVAYGILFPMSGLEAFNLDPQVDLATPHTVRGWLGIKF; translated from the coding sequence ATGTCTCACGTCCTGCTGGCGGCGCTGCTCGTCGCTTCCTCCACGGCCGCCGCCCAGGCGCCTGCCGGGAGCACGCCGCCGCCCGCTCCCGCCACGGAGTCCGCGCCGGCGCCCGCGCCCGCCGCCACCTCCGCCGAGTCTCCGGCCGTCGCCCCCGCGCAGCCCCCCGCCCCCGAGGGCGAAGCCGTCACCCGCGACGACCTGGAGGCCACCAAGCAGGAGCTGCGCGGAGAGATTCGCGCCGAGGCCGCCAAGCAGTCCCTCAACGGCGAGGAGTGGAGCGAGGAGTACCCGGAGGAGCAGCGCAAGCTGGAGATCTTCTCGCTCGACGGCTACTTCCGCCTGCGCCCCACGCTCTTCTACAAGTTCGACCTGGGCCGGCCGACGAGCGTCCCGGAGCTCTTCCCGCGCTCGCCGCGCGCCGGAGACCGCACCCAGGCCTTCGCCACCATGCGCCTGCGCCTGGACCCCACGTTCAACGTGTCCGAGCAGGTCCGCATCAAGCTGCAGGTGGACGGCCTGGACAACATGGTCATGGGCGCCTCGCCCGACACGCTCTACCCCGGCCAGCAGCGCAACCTCTTCACCATCTTCTCCGAGGACCAGGAGTCGCTGGGGGACACGCTGTCGGACTCCATCAAGCTGCGCCGCGCCTACGGCGAGGTGAACACCCCGGTGGGCATCCTGCGCTTCGGCCGCATGGGCAGCCAGTGGGGCCTGGGCATGATGCGCAACGATGGCAACTGCTTCGACTGCGACTACGGCGACACCGTGGACCGCATCCAGTTCGTCACCGAGCCGTTCGCCGGCTGGTACGTCACGCCGATGCTGGACTTCAACGCGGAGGGCACCGTCAGCAAGAAGGAGGCCCAGGGCGAGCCCATCGACCTGACCAACGCGGATGACGCGCACAGCTGGGTGCTGGCCATTGCCCGCCGCGACACGGACGCGCAGATCCGCTCCAAGCTGGAGAACAACCAGGGCGTGCTCCAGTACGGCCTGCACTTCGCGTGGCGCACGCAGCGCTACCAGGACACGCAGGACGCCAACGGCAACCCGAGCGGCTTCATCCCCCGCGACGCGTCGCTGTACATCCCGGACTTCTGGCTGCGCTACGAGGAGCGCGACTGGCGGGTGGAGTTCGAGCTCGCCGCGGTGCTCGGCAAGATTGGCAACCGCGCCCTCATCCCCGGTGAGACGTCCTTCAACCAGAGCCTGGACGTGACGCAGTTCGGCGGCGTGGTCCAGGGTGAGATGAAGTTCCTGGACCAGAAGCTGTCCATCAACATGGAGCTGGGCTTCGCCTCCGGCGACAAGGCGCCGGGCTTCGGCAACTACCCGGGCCGCAAGAACGGCCCGAACTCGGACCGCTTCTACCCCGAGCGCGGCGACGTGGAAGGTCCCCAGTACCGCTGCGACAGCGGTGGCTGCTCCGACAAGGACATCCGCAACTTCCGCTTCAACCGCGACTACCGCGTCGACCTCATCCTGTGGCGCGAGCTGATTGGCGGCATCACGGACGCGTTCTACGTGCGGCCGTCCGCGAAGTACTCGGTGGCGCCGGGCATCGACCTGTGGGGCCGCATCATCTACTCGCAGGCCATCTACTCCGAGTCGACGCCGTCCTCGCTCAACAAGTCGCTGGGCATCGAGCTGAACGCGGGCGTGGACTACGCGTCCGAGGACGGCTTCATCGCGGGTGTCGCCTACGGCATCCTCTTCCCGATGTCGGGCCTGGAGGCGTTCAACCTGGATCCCCAGGTGGACCTGGCGACGCCGCACACCGTGCGTGGCTGGCTGGGCATCAAGTTCTAG
- the mutM gene encoding bifunctional DNA-formamidopyrimidine glycosylase/DNA-(apurinic or apyrimidinic site) lyase, with the protein MPELPEVEIARRNLVRWFDGHRLVRAEADDTRIFRGAERAAFTRIRGRLTSLVRRGKYLLFAFEDGHGVLGHLGMTGKFVRRKEGEEVRFSRARFHLDDGHVLHFADARMFGRMEPAPAASLRSLDVVKALGRDPLADGLTAGQLAEAVGTSKQDLKVALMDQGRIAGLGNIHAAEALFRAHLHPARKPSTLTPDDWKRLVQAIRESIDFGLEEQEGEEPVYLEEGGSENPFLVYGRGDGPCSRCGSTVESFPQAGRTTYACPKCQPRGRVGK; encoded by the coding sequence ATGCCTGAGTTACCCGAAGTGGAAATCGCTCGGCGCAACCTGGTGCGCTGGTTCGATGGACATCGGCTCGTGCGCGCGGAGGCGGATGACACCCGCATCTTCCGGGGCGCGGAGCGCGCCGCGTTCACGAGGATTCGCGGCCGGCTGACGTCGCTCGTCCGCAGGGGCAAGTACCTCCTCTTCGCCTTCGAGGACGGCCACGGGGTCCTGGGCCACCTGGGGATGACGGGGAAGTTCGTCCGCCGCAAGGAAGGGGAGGAGGTGCGCTTCAGCCGCGCCCGGTTCCACCTGGACGACGGCCACGTGCTCCACTTCGCGGACGCGCGGATGTTCGGACGGATGGAGCCCGCGCCCGCCGCGAGCCTGCGCTCCCTGGACGTGGTGAAGGCCCTGGGACGCGACCCGCTGGCGGATGGCCTCACCGCGGGGCAGCTCGCCGAGGCCGTGGGGACCTCCAAGCAGGACCTCAAGGTGGCCCTGATGGACCAGGGCCGCATCGCCGGCCTGGGGAACATCCACGCCGCGGAGGCGCTGTTCCGCGCCCACCTCCACCCCGCCCGGAAGCCCTCCACCCTCACCCCGGACGACTGGAAGCGGCTGGTCCAGGCCATCCGCGAGAGCATCGACTTCGGCCTCGAGGAGCAGGAGGGAGAGGAGCCCGTGTACCTGGAGGAGGGGGGCTCCGAGAATCCGTTCCTGGTGTATGGCAGGGGGGACGGCCCATGCTCCCGGTGCGGTTCCACCGTGGAGTCCTTCCCCCAGGCCGGACGCACCACTTATGCCTGTCCCAAGTGCCAACCCCGGGGGAGGGTCGGGAAATGA
- a CDS encoding Ku protein, whose protein sequence is MSRPVWVGSLSFGPLTLPVRLHGAVASRQARFHLLHDADGARIQNKRVCSADGEEVSLDHVVRGYTLPDGRQVTVTKGELDALDPSASRVIALEDFVDPAQVDPLLFDTSYHLVPAQGAEHAYALLTAALQDSGRAGVGRLVLYQKGHLCLVCPRGRGLVLTTLHAMEDRVAPETLFEMATAGAPFDPAELAATRSLIASRSVDFDPSRHPDVHRERVMAFLERRAHARPREQRPPRMRVVAAEALLGVLEKGLEALRSGQGMPPSEGALRVRPSLAARESRERSDEDADEPSSS, encoded by the coding sequence ATGTCGCGTCCAGTCTGGGTGGGGTCGCTGAGCTTCGGACCGCTGACGCTCCCGGTGCGCCTCCATGGCGCGGTGGCCTCCCGGCAGGCGCGATTCCATCTGCTCCACGACGCGGACGGCGCTCGCATCCAGAACAAGCGGGTGTGCTCGGCCGACGGCGAGGAGGTCTCCCTGGACCACGTGGTGCGGGGCTACACGCTGCCGGATGGACGCCAGGTCACCGTGACGAAGGGAGAGCTGGACGCGCTGGACCCCTCGGCCAGCCGGGTCATCGCGCTCGAGGACTTCGTCGACCCGGCCCAGGTGGACCCGCTGCTGTTCGACACGTCCTACCACCTGGTCCCCGCCCAGGGCGCGGAGCACGCGTACGCGCTGCTGACGGCGGCGCTCCAGGACTCGGGCCGGGCGGGCGTGGGGCGGCTGGTGCTGTACCAGAAGGGGCACCTGTGTCTCGTGTGTCCTCGAGGACGGGGGCTCGTGCTCACCACCCTCCATGCGATGGAGGACAGGGTGGCCCCGGAGACGCTCTTCGAAATGGCCACGGCGGGGGCGCCCTTCGACCCGGCGGAGCTGGCGGCCACGCGGAGCCTCATCGCGTCGCGCTCCGTCGACTTCGACCCCAGCCGCCATCCCGATGTCCACCGCGAGCGGGTGATGGCCTTCCTGGAGCGCCGCGCCCACGCCCGTCCTCGCGAGCAGCGTCCGCCGCGCATGCGGGTGGTGGCGGCGGAGGCGCTGCTGGGGGTGCTCGAGAAGGGCCTGGAGGCGCTCCGCTCGGGGCAGGGGATGCCCCCCTCGGAAGGGGCTCTGCGGGTGCGGCCCTCATTGGCGGCCCGCGAGTCCCGCGAGCGGTCGGACGAAGACGCGGACGAGCCCTCTTCTTCCTGA
- a CDS encoding M48 family metallopeptidase produces MQRILTAVWSLALIMGVTTGCTQQRVQAEKALAKTFITDEQEEEIGKQVKQELEQKEKVKYVQDPAVVEYVRNLSAPIIRQATKDRPGVKWKINVIDDPKMVNAFATPGGYLYVYTGLILASDTEAELAGVMAHEAGHVVGRHSARAMVNQMGLQTVTQLALGQNPGAAAQVAAQLVGGGAMLAHSRSEESEADEYGARYSSGAGYDPRGLITFFEKLQAMQGQSPGIMKWLSTHPTNQDRIADLQRYISQKNLRGTNNSPGQLPAIKQKLGGR; encoded by the coding sequence ATGCAGCGGATTCTCACGGCGGTTTGGAGCCTCGCCCTCATCATGGGTGTGACGACGGGCTGCACCCAGCAGCGAGTCCAGGCGGAGAAGGCTCTCGCGAAGACCTTCATCACGGATGAGCAGGAGGAGGAGATCGGCAAGCAGGTGAAGCAGGAGCTGGAGCAGAAGGAGAAGGTCAAGTACGTGCAGGACCCGGCGGTCGTCGAGTACGTGCGCAACCTCTCGGCCCCCATCATCCGGCAGGCCACCAAGGACCGGCCCGGGGTGAAGTGGAAGATCAACGTCATCGACGACCCGAAGATGGTGAACGCGTTCGCCACGCCGGGTGGCTACCTGTACGTGTACACGGGCCTCATCCTGGCGTCCGACACGGAGGCGGAGCTGGCGGGTGTCATGGCGCACGAGGCGGGGCACGTCGTCGGCCGCCACTCGGCGCGGGCGATGGTGAACCAGATGGGCCTGCAGACCGTCACGCAGCTCGCACTGGGGCAGAACCCGGGCGCCGCCGCGCAGGTCGCCGCGCAGCTCGTCGGTGGCGGCGCCATGCTGGCGCACAGCCGCAGCGAGGAGTCGGAGGCGGATGAGTACGGCGCGCGCTATTCGTCCGGCGCGGGCTATGACCCTCGGGGCCTCATCACCTTCTTCGAGAAGCTCCAGGCGATGCAGGGTCAGTCGCCGGGCATCATGAAGTGGCTCAGCACCCACCCGACCAACCAGGACCGCATCGCGGACCTCCAGCGGTACATCTCGCAGAAGAACCTGCGCGGCACGAACAACAGCCCCGGGCAGCTGCCGGCCATCAAGCAGAAGCTGGGCGGACGCTGA
- a CDS encoding S1C family serine protease yields MARCVCGSSLLVDVVLKQAVEDERQRFALARAIALLGAPAPAFSEARKALTTPDLPIVRGVFRAFAEKLLAVFSAHGVSAALRPTEVPATAAPPSSARRLRGVPIAALVLGGVIAGIWMARSPKLASATSAVTDLVPGGGTGEAPEAAKPAAPAPLSTKEIGRLASPSTLSLRCEGKTGSGFFVEPELALTNEHVVCPPGKMMTVVLPDGRQLLGETLKRDAELDIATVRVVGANARPLKLGDVTQLEPGDPLVIIGSPKGLDFTVHEGKVGFVGRQYLGTGYVQVNASVNPGNSGGPLLNGQGEVVGIVSLKIENADGLGLALPIPYASKLISFSPTPEASARWEEQLKRVARDEEREMARFKQDTGQPALLPVRNLEGLGLIALLVERFDAPPTSVKRRMELEAGGTTCTLDVEFDDWRPLSEAMNQEKDSRRLRWFISRGLTSGVYLSGARLPVETCSLPSTGSAWLKVGQGGENPERVEVPLQDIQAARDIWNRNPAGIKRWEQNRWRQRQENARTREEAERWRSSFSKARARLARFEAERDQLKLEAASGKQVSQRQREVDSEVRLASEQLADLEKHATQQNVPSAWRQ; encoded by the coding sequence GTGGCGAGGTGCGTCTGTGGCTCCAGTCTGCTGGTCGACGTGGTGCTGAAGCAGGCCGTCGAGGATGAGCGGCAGCGCTTCGCGCTCGCGCGAGCCATCGCCCTGCTCGGTGCCCCCGCCCCCGCGTTCTCCGAGGCGCGCAAGGCGCTGACCACCCCGGACCTCCCCATTGTCCGAGGTGTCTTCCGCGCCTTCGCGGAGAAGCTCCTCGCCGTGTTCTCCGCCCATGGCGTGAGCGCGGCCCTCCGCCCCACCGAGGTACCCGCCACCGCCGCCCCGCCCTCCAGCGCGCGACGGCTTCGGGGGGTGCCCATCGCCGCGCTCGTCCTCGGCGGTGTCATCGCGGGCATCTGGATGGCTCGCTCACCGAAGCTCGCCAGCGCGACCTCGGCCGTCACGGACCTGGTCCCCGGCGGCGGCACCGGGGAAGCCCCCGAGGCCGCGAAGCCCGCGGCACCCGCCCCGCTCTCCACGAAGGAGATTGGCCGCCTCGCCTCGCCCAGCACCCTCAGCCTGAGGTGCGAGGGGAAGACGGGCTCCGGCTTCTTCGTGGAGCCCGAGCTCGCGCTGACGAACGAGCACGTGGTGTGCCCGCCCGGCAAGATGATGACGGTGGTGCTCCCGGATGGCCGCCAGCTGCTCGGCGAGACGCTGAAGCGCGACGCGGAGCTGGACATCGCCACCGTCCGCGTCGTGGGCGCCAACGCGCGTCCCTTGAAGCTCGGCGACGTCACCCAGCTGGAGCCCGGGGACCCGCTGGTCATCATCGGCAGCCCCAAGGGGCTCGACTTCACCGTCCACGAGGGGAAGGTGGGCTTCGTGGGCCGGCAGTACCTGGGCACGGGCTACGTGCAGGTCAACGCCTCCGTCAACCCGGGCAACAGCGGCGGGCCCCTGCTCAATGGCCAGGGCGAGGTCGTGGGCATCGTCTCGCTCAAGATTGAAAACGCGGATGGCCTGGGCCTCGCGCTGCCCATCCCCTATGCCAGCAAGCTCATCTCCTTCTCGCCCACCCCCGAAGCCAGCGCGCGCTGGGAGGAGCAGCTCAAGCGCGTGGCGCGGGACGAGGAGCGGGAGATGGCGCGCTTCAAGCAGGACACGGGGCAGCCCGCGCTCCTGCCCGTCCGCAACCTCGAGGGGCTGGGGCTCATCGCCCTGCTCGTCGAGCGCTTCGATGCGCCCCCCACGAGCGTGAAGCGCCGCATGGAGCTGGAGGCCGGTGGCACGACCTGCACGCTCGACGTGGAGTTCGACGACTGGCGCCCCTTGAGCGAGGCCATGAACCAGGAGAAGGACTCGCGCCGCCTGCGCTGGTTCATCTCCCGGGGCCTCACCTCGGGCGTCTACCTGAGCGGCGCGCGGCTGCCCGTGGAGACGTGCTCGCTGCCCTCCACGGGGAGCGCGTGGCTGAAGGTGGGCCAGGGCGGGGAGAACCCCGAGCGCGTCGAGGTCCCGCTCCAGGACATCCAGGCCGCGCGCGACATCTGGAACCGCAACCCGGCGGGCATCAAGCGCTGGGAGCAGAACCGCTGGCGACAGCGTCAGGAGAACGCACGCACGCGCGAGGAGGCGGAGCGGTGGCGCTCGTCCTTCAGCAAGGCGCGGGCACGGCTCGCCCGCTTCGAGGCGGAGCGCGACCAACTGAAGCTGGAGGCGGCCTCCGGTAAGCAGGTGTCACAGCGCCAGCGAGAGGTCGACTCCGAGGTGAGGCTCGCGAGCGAGCAGCTCGCGGACCTGGAGAAGCACGCCACCCAGCAGAACGTCCCCTCCGCGTGGCGTCAGTAG
- a CDS encoding YihY/virulence factor BrkB family protein — MRLPRLKDLTWREFIRRFVKELQDDTVTDLAAQLSYYLLFSLFPFLFFLVTLVAYLPFAPGAVDAMLDRLRPLVPTQALDVVTQHLTSLVSQQQPKLLTVGLLVALWSASRGVDALRKALNLAYDVPESRPIWRTQGLAVFLTLVGTLLIPLSFAIFLLGGRLGEWLAAKLHVQEAFHLVWSWVRWPFTAGLVMLVLSLCYYLLPDVKHRFRYFTPGSVIGTLAWMASTWGFTQYVEHFGKYNVTYGSIGGVVVLMLWLYISGLVFILGGELNAVLAHAKGEVREKEAGALSSPAHHVTPGEARRGETPRSRLAFWRWRRRSARGPSSEPPESEHGRPPSSSLH, encoded by the coding sequence ATGCGGTTGCCGCGACTCAAGGACCTCACCTGGCGCGAGTTCATCCGGCGCTTCGTGAAGGAGCTCCAGGACGACACCGTCACGGACCTCGCGGCGCAGCTCTCGTACTACCTCCTGTTCTCGCTGTTCCCGTTCCTCTTCTTCCTCGTCACGCTGGTGGCGTACCTGCCGTTCGCTCCCGGCGCGGTGGACGCGATGCTGGACCGCCTCCGCCCGCTGGTGCCCACGCAGGCGCTGGATGTCGTGACACAGCACCTCACGTCCCTGGTGTCCCAGCAGCAGCCCAAGCTGCTCACGGTGGGTCTGCTGGTCGCGCTGTGGTCGGCCTCGCGCGGTGTGGATGCCCTGCGCAAGGCGCTCAACCTGGCCTACGACGTGCCGGAGTCGCGCCCCATCTGGAGGACGCAGGGGCTGGCCGTGTTCTTGACGTTGGTGGGGACGCTGCTGATTCCGCTGTCCTTCGCCATCTTCCTGTTGGGCGGCAGGCTGGGGGAGTGGCTGGCGGCGAAGCTGCACGTCCAGGAGGCGTTCCACCTCGTCTGGTCCTGGGTGCGCTGGCCCTTCACCGCGGGGCTGGTGATGTTGGTGTTGTCACTCTGTTACTACCTGCTGCCGGACGTGAAACATCGCTTCAGGTACTTCACGCCCGGCTCCGTCATCGGGACGCTGGCGTGGATGGCGAGCACCTGGGGCTTCACGCAGTACGTGGAGCACTTCGGCAAGTACAACGTCACCTACGGCTCCATCGGTGGCGTGGTGGTGCTGATGTTGTGGCTCTACATCTCCGGACTCGTGTTCATCCTGGGCGGAGAGCTCAACGCCGTCCTCGCGCACGCGAAGGGGGAGGTGCGGGAGAAGGAGGCGGGGGCCCTGTCCTCTCCCGCGCATCACGTCACGCCGGGGGAGGCCAGGCGAGGGGAGACGCCTCGCTCCAGGCTTGCGTTCTGGCGCTGGCGCCGGCGTTCGGCTCGAGGGCCATCCTCCGAGCCACCCGAGTCGGAGCACGGGCGGCCTCCGTCGTCCTCGCTGCACTGA
- a CDS encoding polymer-forming cytoskeletal protein gives MAGPKKHPIPQAKRFSAGTLTAETALALVKKHARGKFAKSSTARAAKRFIEERAAGDRADSDLLHAVGRLTLEEATLGRRPRIGLLIVEGDLVVKGRYEDSLDPESVVIVTGSLRARDVITRGFLEVHGDLVARQSILFLDNDACAEVFGDVHAPFVYTSQHAVKVHGGVKARLVTGDDKHIRSAEKHVFIEETDRRVREVLSPKLLKVFADEVFEDEEGEEVDPEAPWIDAIDTEKLTAFIRRGNPALAPKSPVRRKK, from the coding sequence ATGGCCGGCCCGAAGAAACACCCGATACCCCAGGCGAAGCGTTTCAGCGCGGGGACACTCACGGCGGAGACCGCGCTGGCGCTGGTGAAGAAACACGCCCGTGGGAAGTTCGCGAAGTCGAGCACCGCGCGCGCCGCTAAGCGTTTCATCGAGGAGCGCGCCGCTGGAGACCGCGCCGACAGCGACCTCCTCCACGCCGTGGGGCGCCTCACCCTCGAGGAAGCCACCCTGGGGCGGCGGCCGCGAATCGGCCTCCTCATCGTCGAAGGCGACCTCGTCGTGAAGGGGCGCTACGAGGACTCGCTGGACCCGGAGTCGGTGGTCATCGTGACCGGCTCGCTGCGGGCCCGTGACGTCATCACCCGGGGCTTCCTGGAGGTGCATGGGGACCTGGTCGCCCGCCAGTCCATCCTGTTCCTCGACAACGACGCTTGTGCCGAGGTGTTCGGCGACGTCCACGCGCCCTTCGTCTACACGAGCCAACATGCGGTGAAGGTGCATGGCGGCGTGAAGGCGCGGCTCGTCACCGGCGACGACAAACACATCCGGAGCGCCGAGAAACATGTGTTCATCGAGGAGACGGACCGCCGCGTCCGCGAGGTCCTCTCGCCGAAGCTGTTGAAGGTCTTCGCCGACGAGGTCTTCGAGGACGAAGAAGGCGAGGAGGTCGACCCCGAGGCACCGTGGATTGACGCCATCGACACGGAGAAGCTCACCGCGTTCATCCGACGGGGCAACCCCGCGCTGGCGCCGAAGTCGCCGGTCCGTCGCAAGAAGTAG
- a CDS encoding MTAP family purine nucleoside phosphorylase, translating into MAVRVGIIGSHGLEQFLGLSGRLESHTLETPFGPHAGPLFSGELDGVSVVYVSRHGQGHLFNATRAPYRANIFALKQLGVTHVLATSTVGSLQEYLPPLQLVIPDQVIDRTYRRPCTFYDDIAVHVELGFPFCGTLRQVLSNAATASGTAVPSQATYVCVEGPSLSTRAESLLYRAWGADLVGMTAMPEARLAREAELHYAVVALPTDHDSWQAQPPGQEEEGLLSRLSHNIQNVTAKGAALIRRALPRIAEAPSACRCDSALAMALWTERTRIPDEVRSRLRPLLGRYLPPNVV; encoded by the coding sequence ATGGCTGTCAGGGTGGGCATCATCGGGAGCCATGGGCTGGAGCAATTCCTGGGGCTCTCGGGTCGGTTGGAATCGCACACCCTCGAAACGCCCTTCGGCCCTCACGCGGGGCCGCTGTTCTCCGGCGAACTGGACGGGGTCTCCGTCGTCTACGTCTCCCGCCATGGCCAGGGCCACCTCTTCAACGCCACGCGCGCGCCCTACCGCGCCAACATCTTCGCGCTGAAGCAGCTGGGCGTGACGCACGTCCTGGCCACGAGCACGGTGGGCAGCCTCCAGGAGTACCTGCCGCCGCTCCAGCTCGTCATTCCGGACCAGGTCATCGACCGCACCTACCGGCGCCCCTGCACGTTCTACGACGACATCGCGGTCCACGTGGAGCTGGGGTTCCCCTTCTGCGGCACGCTCCGTCAGGTCCTCTCCAACGCGGCGACGGCCAGTGGAACCGCCGTGCCTTCACAGGCGACCTATGTCTGCGTGGAGGGGCCTTCGCTCAGCACGCGCGCGGAGAGCCTCTTGTATCGCGCCTGGGGCGCGGACCTGGTGGGGATGACGGCCATGCCGGAGGCGCGGCTCGCGCGCGAGGCGGAGCTGCACTACGCCGTGGTGGCGCTGCCCACGGACCATGACTCGTGGCAGGCGCAGCCTCCGGGGCAGGAGGAAGAGGGCCTGTTGTCGAGGCTGTCGCACAACATCCAGAACGTCACCGCCAAGGGCGCGGCGCTCATCCGGCGCGCGCTGCCTCGAATCGCGGAGGCCCCTTCGGCCTGCCGCTGTGACTCCGCGCTGGCCATGGCGCTGTGGACCGAGCGCACCCGCATCCCCGACGAGGTGCGCTCGCGCCTGCGTCCGCTGCTGGGCCGCTATCTGCCGCCCAACGTCGTCTAA
- a CDS encoding ATP-grasp domain-containing protein, which translates to MLRAGEDLLQVEERLWVLNAPTGKGIYDFGFDRFFACRRPYQLPASLEVVARVGVWSDYEVRYRELAAEGVTLVHSPEQHLLATELPHWYPRLTDLTPRSVWFDERPDAKTVEAELGWPVFVKGERQTSRHRKSLSIIEGPEQFEAAMAAYATDPILHWQRVVCRELRPLRRVEEGAPDRIPSSFEFRTFWWRGALVGWGPYWWQGTPYTMTEAEQQEALGLGREVARRVDVPFLVVDVAQEVSGRWIVIECNDGQESGYAGVSPFALWRNILDLELKRSR; encoded by the coding sequence ATGCTTCGTGCGGGAGAGGACTTGTTGCAGGTGGAGGAGCGGCTGTGGGTGCTGAACGCGCCCACGGGCAAGGGCATCTATGACTTCGGCTTCGACAGGTTCTTCGCCTGTCGTCGCCCGTACCAGCTGCCCGCGTCCCTCGAGGTGGTGGCGCGTGTCGGCGTGTGGAGCGACTACGAGGTGCGCTACCGCGAGCTCGCCGCGGAGGGCGTGACGCTGGTGCACTCACCCGAGCAGCACCTGCTGGCCACGGAGCTGCCGCACTGGTACCCGAGGCTCACGGACCTCACGCCGCGCAGCGTCTGGTTCGATGAGCGTCCGGACGCGAAGACGGTGGAGGCCGAGCTGGGCTGGCCCGTCTTCGTGAAGGGCGAGCGGCAGACGAGTCGCCACCGCAAGTCCCTCTCCATCATCGAGGGGCCGGAGCAGTTCGAGGCCGCGATGGCCGCCTACGCGACGGACCCGATTCTCCACTGGCAACGCGTGGTGTGCCGCGAGCTGCGGCCCTTGCGTCGGGTGGAGGAGGGCGCGCCGGACCGCATCCCCAGCTCGTTCGAGTTCCGCACCTTCTGGTGGCGCGGAGCGCTGGTGGGCTGGGGCCCCTACTGGTGGCAGGGGACGCCGTACACGATGACGGAGGCCGAGCAGCAGGAAGCCCTCGGCCTGGGCCGCGAGGTGGCGCGCAGGGTCGACGTGCCGTTCCTCGTGGTGGACGTGGCGCAGGAGGTCTCCGGCCGCTGGATTGTCATCGAGTGCAATGACGGCCAGGAGAGTGGTTACGCGGGTGTCTCTCCGTTCGCGCTGTGGCGGAACATCCTGGACCTGGAGCTGAAGCGCTCCAGGTGA